In Stomatohabitans albus, one genomic interval encodes:
- the rpmD gene encoding 50S ribosomal protein L30, translating to MALQITQVKSKNGAKKNQIACLRSLGLRRIRHTVVMPDRPEFRGMIFHVRHLVEWEEVSDDLLPERFKA from the coding sequence ATGGCGTTACAAATCACGCAAGTTAAGTCCAAGAACGGGGCGAAGAAGAACCAAATCGCGTGCCTTCGCTCCCTCGGGCTTCGTCGCATCCGCCACACGGTTGTCATGCCTGATCGTCCAGAGTTTCGTGGGATGATCTTTCATGTCCGCCACTTGGTGGAATGGGAAGAAGTTTCCGACGATCTATTGCCGGAACGCTTTAAGGCCTAG
- a CDS encoding adenylate kinase: MRIVLLGPPGAGKGTQAKALATELNIPHIATGDLFRYNVGEQTPLGQEAQHFMDQGLLVPDSVTNRMVAQRLHEPDTQHGFLLDGYPRNVGQAHTLNGMLAILGVELNVVLNFNIDEELLLTRIAKRAKEEGRTDDTTEIFRVRMGEYQAQTAPLIPFYTDAGLIRDIDADGTVEVVHARLMDAVNAAR; the protein is encoded by the coding sequence ATGCGCATCGTACTGTTAGGCCCACCTGGGGCGGGCAAGGGTACACAAGCCAAAGCATTAGCCACCGAGTTGAATATCCCCCATATCGCTACGGGTGATTTATTTCGGTATAACGTGGGTGAACAAACTCCGCTCGGGCAAGAAGCTCAGCACTTTATGGATCAGGGGCTGCTTGTTCCCGACTCGGTTACCAACCGTATGGTTGCCCAACGGCTACATGAACCCGATACCCAACATGGGTTCTTGCTTGATGGCTACCCGCGCAATGTCGGACAGGCGCATACCTTGAATGGCATGTTGGCCATATTGGGCGTAGAACTGAATGTCGTGTTGAATTTCAACATCGACGAAGAGTTATTACTGACTCGGATTGCCAAGCGTGCCAAAGAAGAGGGCCGCACGGACGATACCACCGAGATCTTCCGAGTCCGTATGGGTGAGTACCAAGCTCAGACTGCGCCGCTTATTCCCTTCTACACCGATGCGGGTCTAATCCGAGACATTGATGCTGATGGCACCGTCGAGGTTGTGCATGCACGACTGATGGACGCCGTGAACGCAGCCCGTTAA
- the rpsK gene encoding 30S ribosomal protein S11: protein MAQNKRQSRGPKKERRTVLHGVAHIVSSFNNTIVSIADQEGNVLSWASAGNVGFKGSRKSTPFAAQQAAEKVARTATDQFGMRKVDVRVKGPGSGRETAIRSLQSNGLEVVAIKDVTPVPHNGCRPPKKRRG from the coding sequence TTGGCACAAAATAAGCGTCAAAGTCGCGGCCCCAAAAAGGAGCGCCGCACTGTACTGCACGGTGTTGCCCACATCGTCAGCTCATTCAATAACACCATCGTCTCAATTGCCGACCAGGAAGGTAACGTCCTGAGCTGGGCAAGTGCTGGCAACGTGGGGTTCAAAGGCTCTCGTAAGTCCACCCCATTCGCGGCACAGCAGGCTGCTGAGAAGGTTGCGCGTACCGCCACCGATCAATTCGGTATGCGTAAGGTAGATGTTCGCGTTAAGGGTCCTGGTTCGGGCCGCGAAACTGCCATCCGTTCCCTTCAGTCCAACGGTCTTGAGGTTGTCGCCATCAAAGACGTCACCCCTGTACCGCACAACGGCTGCCGCCCGCCCAAGAAGCGTCGCGGCTAA
- a CDS encoding DNA-directed RNA polymerase subunit alpha, with the protein MLTVERPTITEEVVDEGTRSLFTIEPLEPGFGYTLGNSLRRTLLSSIPGAAVTSVRIDGVLHEFSTIEGVKEDVTDIILNVKQLVLTSTSDEPVEIFLGGEGPGEITADFITAPSDVDILNRDLHIATLNRNGRVEMYLTVQRGRGYVPAERNKTSERVVGEIPVDSIYSPVTRVTYRVEDTRVGQMTNYDRLILDVETNSAVTPAGALSSAGATLADLLGLFRDFEDDGPGGLTIGESAEEPSGLVSPNLSLPIEDMDLSVRSYNCLKREGVSTVGELVTRTEQDLLDIRNFGQKSIEEVKVKLADMGLALADYGYAGN; encoded by the coding sequence ATGCTGACCGTTGAACGTCCAACTATTACTGAGGAAGTTGTCGACGAGGGCACTCGCTCCTTGTTTACCATCGAACCGTTAGAACCCGGCTTTGGGTACACATTAGGCAACAGCCTTCGTCGTACCTTGCTGAGCTCTATCCCCGGCGCGGCGGTAACCAGTGTGCGCATTGATGGGGTTTTACATGAATTCAGCACCATTGAAGGTGTGAAAGAAGATGTCACCGACATCATCTTGAATGTAAAGCAACTTGTGTTGACCTCGACGAGTGATGAACCTGTTGAGATTTTCTTAGGTGGTGAAGGCCCCGGTGAAATTACCGCTGACTTCATTACTGCACCCAGTGATGTAGACATCTTGAACCGCGACTTACATATCGCCACGCTGAACCGCAATGGTCGTGTGGAAATGTATCTCACTGTGCAACGCGGCCGTGGGTATGTACCTGCTGAACGAAATAAGACCAGTGAACGAGTTGTTGGGGAGATCCCTGTCGACAGCATCTATAGCCCGGTCACGCGTGTGACCTACCGTGTGGAAGATACCCGTGTAGGTCAGATGACGAACTATGACCGGCTGATCTTGGATGTGGAAACGAACTCTGCGGTTACCCCTGCGGGTGCCTTGAGCAGTGCCGGTGCCACCCTTGCTGACTTGCTTGGCTTATTCCGTGACTTTGAAGATGATGGCCCTGGCGGGTTGACCATCGGTGAGAGTGCAGAAGAACCGAGTGGATTGGTGAGCCCGAACCTATCCTTACCGATCGAAGATATGGACTTGAGTGTCCGGTCCTACAACTGCTTGAAGCGTGAAGGTGTGAGCACCGTTGGTGAACTGGTCACCCGCACTGAGCAGGACCTGTTGGATATTCGTAACTTCGGGCAGAAGTCCATTGAAGAAGTCAAGGTGAAGTTAGCCGATATGGGTCTGGCCCTCGCTGACTACGGCTACGCCGGCAATTAA
- the rpsD gene encoding 30S ribosomal protein S4, producing the protein MARYTGPIAKQSRRERTVLHANLKSARAMEKRPYPPGEHGRGRMKESEYLLQLREKQKARRIYGVLERQFRNYYKDAVRREGQTGENLMISLERRLDNVVFRGGLARTRREARQLVNHKHFRVNGKTVNIPSYQVRAGDVITLRDRSRNIVPVIGALELKGSREMPGWVTLDDAKREITVVSLPERSQIDVPVTEQLIVELYSK; encoded by the coding sequence ATGGCTCGTTATACCGGTCCAATTGCTAAGCAGAGCCGTCGTGAACGCACGGTATTGCACGCGAACCTCAAGAGTGCGCGTGCGATGGAAAAGCGTCCTTACCCTCCAGGTGAACATGGCCGTGGGCGGATGAAGGAAAGCGAATACCTGCTTCAGCTTCGTGAAAAGCAAAAGGCACGCCGTATCTATGGTGTGTTGGAACGCCAGTTCCGTAACTACTACAAAGACGCCGTGCGTCGTGAAGGTCAGACCGGTGAAAACCTGATGATCTCCCTCGAACGCCGTCTGGACAACGTGGTCTTCCGTGGTGGCTTAGCCCGCACCCGTCGTGAAGCCCGCCAGTTGGTCAACCACAAGCACTTCCGTGTGAATGGCAAGACCGTCAATATTCCTTCCTACCAGGTTCGTGCCGGCGATGTGATCACCCTTCGTGACCGCAGCCGCAATATCGTTCCCGTCATTGGTGCCTTGGAACTTAAGGGCAGCCGTGAAATGCCGGGGTGGGTCACCCTTGATGACGCAAAGCGCGAAATCACTGTCGTGAGCCTGCCTGAGCGCAGCCAGATCGACGTACCGGTCACTGAACAACTGATCGTCGAACTTTACTCCAAGTAA
- the secY gene encoding preprotein translocase subunit SecY: protein MFRSFFQAFQVPELRNKILFTLFILAIYRFGSVIPIPGVDYQVLNQILTTGQEQGLATLIGVFSGGALSRLALFALGIMPYITASIVLQLLVAVIPKLEEWQKEGPTGNAKITQITRYVTIALALLQSAGTLVLIETGQLFGTGLDTSALLPDKSLPMRLLMMLTLTAGTAIIMWLGELITDHGIGNGMSILIFAAIIAALPAQYVSLYESNQPVFWGFMAISVVLIVGVVYVEQGQRRIPVQYAKRQVGRRTYGGGTTYLPLKVNQSGVIPLIFASSLLYLPVLAASIVPNPEFQRFVAQYFTGGTHPVYIVVYAILTVFFCFFYAAITFNPEDVADNMKKSGGYIPGIRPGRPTAEYLDYVLTRITTAGAGYLTILAVMPLIVLATRNVYFPMGGSTLLIVVGVALQTLKELEAQLMERHYEGFIRTNLRN from the coding sequence ATGTTCAGATCGTTCTTTCAGGCATTCCAAGTGCCTGAGCTTCGGAACAAGATTCTTTTTACCCTGTTCATTTTGGCCATCTACCGTTTTGGCTCAGTCATCCCCATCCCAGGGGTGGACTACCAGGTATTGAACCAGATTTTGACGACTGGTCAAGAGCAGGGATTGGCTACCCTCATCGGGGTGTTCTCCGGTGGAGCGCTCAGCCGCTTGGCGTTGTTCGCCTTGGGTATCATGCCCTACATCACCGCAAGTATTGTCTTGCAGCTTCTTGTGGCGGTGATCCCCAAACTTGAGGAATGGCAAAAGGAAGGGCCTACCGGCAACGCCAAAATCACGCAGATCACGCGCTATGTCACCATTGCCTTGGCGCTATTACAGTCCGCCGGAACTTTGGTCCTGATTGAAACCGGTCAGCTCTTTGGGACGGGGCTAGATACATCGGCGTTATTGCCTGATAAGAGCCTCCCCATGCGGTTGCTTATGATGCTCACCTTGACCGCGGGAACGGCAATCATCATGTGGCTAGGCGAACTTATTACCGATCACGGCATTGGGAACGGGATGTCGATCTTGATTTTCGCCGCAATTATCGCTGCCCTTCCCGCTCAGTACGTATCCCTATATGAATCGAACCAGCCGGTCTTTTGGGGGTTCATGGCCATCAGTGTCGTGCTCATTGTTGGGGTTGTGTACGTTGAACAAGGACAGCGGCGTATCCCCGTGCAATACGCAAAACGCCAAGTAGGCCGTCGTACCTACGGTGGGGGAACGACCTATCTTCCGTTGAAGGTCAACCAGTCCGGTGTTATCCCGTTGATTTTCGCCTCCTCCTTGTTGTACCTACCGGTGTTGGCTGCCTCGATTGTGCCCAACCCAGAGTTCCAACGTTTTGTCGCCCAGTACTTCACTGGCGGCACCCATCCGGTGTACATCGTGGTCTACGCCATTCTCACCGTTTTCTTCTGTTTCTTTTATGCTGCGATCACCTTTAACCCCGAAGATGTGGCAGACAATATGAAAAAGAGTGGCGGGTACATCCCCGGTATCCGTCCAGGGCGCCCGACGGCTGAATACCTCGACTACGTGTTGACCCGTATCACGACTGCAGGGGCTGGGTACTTGACGATTCTTGCCGTCATGCCACTGATCGTGTTGGCAACTCGAAATGTGTACTTCCCGATGGGTGGGTCCACATTGCTCATTGTGGTTGGTGTGGCACTACAAACACTGAAAGAATTGGAAGCTCAACTGATGGAACGCCACTACGAGGGTTTCATCCGCACGAATTTAAGGAACTAG
- the rpsM gene encoding 30S ribosomal protein S13: MARIAGVDLPRDKRVVIGLTYIYGVGPHRATLALEATGIDPNTRVHALTEEQEIALRGFIENEWKIEGDLRREVATNIKRKVEIGSYQGIRHRRGLPVRGQRTHTNARTRKGPKKTVGGLNKK; this comes from the coding sequence ATGGCTCGTATTGCTGGTGTCGACCTGCCACGCGACAAGCGTGTGGTCATCGGTCTGACCTACATCTACGGCGTCGGCCCCCACCGCGCCACCCTCGCCCTTGAGGCCACGGGTATTGATCCCAATACCCGTGTTCATGCCTTAACGGAAGAACAAGAAATTGCCCTTCGTGGTTTCATTGAGAATGAATGGAAAATCGAAGGTGACTTGCGTCGTGAAGTTGCGACCAACATCAAGCGCAAAGTCGAGATCGGGAGCTATCAAGGCATCCGCCATCGTCGCGGTCTGCCAGTTCGCGGTCAGCGCACCCACACCAACGCGCGTACCCGTAAGGGTCCAAAGAAGACCGTTGGTGGGTTGAACAAGAAGTAA
- the map gene encoding type I methionyl aminopeptidase: MIERKNADQLAAMSASGKLTAAMHEHVREAIKPGVSTKHIDTLAETFYVKHGAVPIFKGYGGSLGGQPGFPGTLCTSINNEIVHGIPSDHRILEEGDLIKIDAGCALNGWVSDSAATWIVGRDGVVAPDRSTDAGRLVAICRQSLWAGIAQAREGNRLGDIGHAIDSIAQAEQMGNVRDYVGHGVGRALHEDPQVPHYGRPGRGIKLMAGLVIAIEPMFNLGTHDTETLDDDWTVVTADGKWSAHWEHTVAITPDGPWVLTARSDEPEHPEPDFVWQY; encoded by the coding sequence GTGATTGAACGTAAGAACGCAGACCAACTTGCTGCGATGTCGGCAAGTGGCAAATTAACTGCCGCAATGCATGAACATGTGCGCGAGGCTATCAAGCCAGGCGTGAGTACGAAGCACATTGATACGTTGGCTGAAACGTTCTACGTCAAGCACGGAGCTGTTCCTATTTTTAAGGGTTATGGGGGTTCGCTGGGTGGCCAGCCAGGGTTCCCTGGCACGTTGTGCACATCTATTAATAACGAAATTGTGCATGGGATTCCCAGCGACCACCGCATTCTCGAAGAGGGCGATCTGATCAAAATTGATGCTGGATGCGCATTAAACGGGTGGGTATCTGATTCAGCCGCCACCTGGATTGTTGGTCGTGACGGAGTGGTGGCGCCGGATCGGTCTACAGATGCTGGTCGGCTTGTCGCTATTTGTCGCCAGTCCTTGTGGGCAGGCATTGCCCAAGCCCGTGAAGGTAACCGGTTGGGTGATATCGGCCACGCTATCGATTCCATTGCTCAGGCCGAACAGATGGGGAATGTGCGCGACTATGTGGGGCACGGGGTTGGTCGGGCCCTCCATGAGGACCCCCAAGTTCCCCACTATGGGCGTCCGGGACGAGGGATCAAATTGATGGCTGGCTTGGTCATAGCGATTGAACCCATGTTTAACCTCGGTACCCACGATACGGAAACCCTTGATGATGATTGGACTGTGGTGACCGCAGATGGCAAGTGGTCTGCGCACTGGGAGCACACGGTTGCGATTACGCCCGATGGGCCGTGGGTCTTAACCGCGCGTTCCGATGAGCCTGAGCATCCTGAACCAGATTTTGTTTGGCAATACTGA
- the rplO gene encoding 50S ribosomal protein L15 has translation MKLHDLKPAEGSKHRKIRKGRGEAAGKGKTAGRGTKGTGARKNVPIGFEGGQMPLQRRLPKLPGFTPLNRVEYQPVNLSQLEQHFAAGDKVDGAALASVGVLRDADEPYKVLARGELTKKLTVVADKFSASAKEAIEAAGGTIEAA, from the coding sequence ATGAAGCTTCATGATTTAAAACCCGCCGAGGGCTCAAAGCACCGCAAGATCCGTAAGGGTCGTGGTGAAGCTGCCGGTAAGGGTAAGACTGCTGGTCGTGGTACCAAGGGCACGGGTGCACGTAAGAATGTGCCAATCGGATTCGAGGGTGGCCAGATGCCCTTGCAGCGTCGCCTGCCCAAGTTGCCTGGCTTTACCCCACTCAACCGGGTTGAATATCAGCCCGTGAATCTGTCCCAGCTTGAACAGCACTTTGCTGCTGGCGACAAGGTTGACGGTGCCGCCTTAGCAAGCGTTGGTGTCCTGCGGGACGCCGACGAACCGTACAAGGTGCTCGCCCGTGGCGAACTCACCAAGAAGTTAACCGTGGTGGCCGACAAGTTCAGCGCCAGTGCCAAGGAAGCCATCGAGGCTGCCGGTGGCACCATCGAAGCCGCATAA